One window of the Penaeus monodon isolate SGIC_2016 chromosome 1, NSTDA_Pmon_1, whole genome shotgun sequence genome contains the following:
- the LOC119574312 gene encoding protein RRNAD1-like, which produces MSNYVCLRHDNVAAWKDFTRNAIKLLDLYRHLLDTYVLDFFTRDLWSKLNPSWQEVFDTITSRNLADFLSNDKTFSQQKVWPLSLLALRASCSAYTLPRKPVTSAEPFTDYIKQQGFTQETPETLDNEIASTGDSQTGLTASLHPLQQITVNWGTANNELSAAAGQHKLLQHVFRRHLKPKKQHEVARLSLVAGLVARTTCDGVMVDVGSGQGHLSRLLAYGHDVRVVCLEAQDEFIMGAKKFDNQLELAAEKMKKKFASLPELPPSPRHTVCHLEPDMSHEAFKEAVTGAWPGLEGRGGVCGLLGLHTCGNLAPTMLRIFTNMPTCHAVLSVGCCYMKLDTDSDEADYPGYPMSKAVQTVAGYELSYEAREVACHAIEMYVERLYLGADNLKVHCYRAALEEIIVKYWPELSHAGLRSVNHAHEMEFPLYAKAATTRLNDVILPEEDLTSEITNHNLSRWMQVVVYYSMRLLLAPVIESVVLMDRLLYLYEQGVESILVPAFDPQLSPRNHVLVAIKQKNSS; this is translated from the exons ATGTCAAATTACGTGTGTTTGAGACACGATAATGTGGCGGCATGGAAAGACTTCACCAGAAATGCAATTAAACTCCTAGATCTCTACAGACACCTATTAGATACATATGTCTTG GATTTCTTTACACGTGATCTATGGTCAAAACTTAATCCAAGCTGGCAAGAAGTTTTTGATACCATAACATCAAGAAATTTGGCAGATTTTTTGTCTAATGATAAAACTTTCAG CCAACAGAAGGTCTGGCCCTTATCTCTTCTTGCACTTCGAGCTTCATGCAGTGCATACACTCTCCCAAGGAAGCCCGTGACCTCAGCAGAACCATTCACAGACTATATCAAACAGCAAGGATTTACACAAGAAACACCAGAAACTCTTGATAATGAAATTGCATCTACTGGAGATAGCCAGACAGGTTTGACAGCATCGTTACATCCTCTGCAGCAGATAACTGTTAATTGGGGAACTGCAAACAATGAGTTGAGTGCAG CTGCTGGCCAACATAAGCTACTGCAACATGTGTTTCGCAGACACCTGAAGCCCAAAAAGCAGCATGAAGTTGCCCGCTTATCATTAGTGGCTGGCCTTGTAGCTCGTACAACATGTGATGGAGTAATGGTGGATGTTGGGTCAGGTCAGGGTCACCTCTCAAGACTCCTTGCATATGGACACGATGTGAGAGTTGTGTGCCTGGAAGCACAGGATGAGTTTATCATGGGAGCAAA AAAATTTGATAATCAGTTAGAATTAGCagcagagaagatgaagaagaaatttgCTTCTCTCCCTGAATTGCCACCTTCTCCCCGCCATACTGTGTGCCACCTGGAACCAGACATGAGTCATGAGGCATTTAAAGAG GCTGTGACAGGAGCTTGGCCGGGATTAGAGGgaaggggtggtgtgtgtggtcttctGGGGCTGCACACTTGTGGCAACTTAGCCCCCACTATGCTGAGAATCTTCACAAACATGCCAACATGCCATGCTGTTCTATCAGTGGGTTGTTGTTACATGAAATTAGATacagatag tgATGAAGCAGATTACCCAGGATACCCCATGAGCAAAGCAGTGCAGACAGTAGCTGGATATGAGCTAAGTTATGAAGCACGTGAGGTTGCATGCCACGCCATTGAAATGTATGTGGAACGCCTATATTTAGGAGCTGATAATCTTAAG GTGCACTGCTACAGAGCTGCACTAGAGGAGATTATAGTAAAATATTGGCCAGAATTAAGTCATGCAGGCTTGCGATCAGTAAACCATGCACATGAAATGGAATTTCCTCT GTATGCTAAAGCAGCCACTACACGCCTGAATGATGTTATATTGCCTGAGGAGGATTTAACTAGTGAAATAACAAACCATAACCTCTCCAGATGGATGCAG GTTGTGGTTTATTACTCCATGCGATTGCTTCTAGCACCAGTTATAGAGTCTGTTGTTCTTATGGACAGGCTGCTATATCTCTATGAGCAAG GTGTGGAAAGCATTCTTGTCCCAGCTTTTGATCCTCAGCTATCTCCAAGGAACCATGTACTTGTagctataaaacaaaaaaacagctcCTGA